The Apium graveolens cultivar Ventura chromosome 11, ASM990537v1, whole genome shotgun sequence genome has a window encoding:
- the LOC141698518 gene encoding uncharacterized protein LOC141698518 codes for MTNFQSSVSDKLEPWCSLNGKVVLITGASSGSGREFSIILAKYGCKVIAAARRLDRLKSLCNIINAQSSSHTPRAVPLELDVMAEPEVVEAAIQKAWSAFGHIDVLINNAGLRGSASSAMKLTKEQWDQVLNVNLYGAWICSKYVALHMQATNRGGSIINISSISGLNRVQSKGSIAYSSSKAGMHAMTTVMALDLGTHNIRVNTIAPSIFRSEITEELFNEKWLLEVVKKIVPLPYHESTVETAFIPLIRYLIDDSSKYVTGNIFIVDGGSSIAGVPLYSSL; via the exons ATGACTAATTTCCAGAGCAGTGTATCTGATAAGTTGGAACCATGGTGTAGTCTTAACGGCAAGGTTGTACTCATAACGGGTGCATCATCTGGCAGTGGTCGAGAATTTAGCATTATTCTTGCGAAATACGGCTGCAAAGTCATTGCAGCTGCTCGGAGGTTGGACAGGCTTAAGTCGCTTTGCAATATCATCAATGCTCAGTCTTCTTCACACACTCCTCGAGCCGTGCCTCTTGAGCTCGATGTCATGGCTGAACCTGAAGTCGTGGAGGCAGCGATACAGAAAGCTTGGTCAGCCTTTGGCCATATCGACGTTTTAATCAACAACGCTGGTCTCCGAG GTAGCGCAAGTTCTGCAATGAAACTAACCAAAGAACAATGGGATCAGGTATTAAACGTAAACTTATATGGAGCGTGGATATGTTCAAAGTACGTAGCTCTGCATATGCAAGCTACAAATCGAGGAGGATCCATTATCAACATATCAAGCATATCTGGACTAAACAGGGTCCAGAGCAAAGGAAGTATTGCATATAGTTCATCGAAAGCAGGAATGCACGCGATGACTACCGTAATGGCACTTGATTTGGGGACACATAATATTCGGGTGAACACAATAGCACCATCAATTTTCCGTTCAGAGATCACAGAAGAACTTTTTAATGAAAAATGGCTTTTGGAAGTAGTCAAGAAAATTGTGCCACTGCCGTATCATGAATCCACTGTCGAGACGGCGTTTATACCGTTGATCAGATACTTGATTGATGATTCTTCGAAATATGTTACAGGCAACATTTTCATAGTTGATGGGGGCAGTAGTATTGCCGGTGTTCCCCTCTACTCCTCCCTCTAA
- the LOC141696491 gene encoding uncharacterized protein LOC141696491, producing the protein MTDLHSTIVSDKLEPWSDLNGKVVLITGASSGSGRDFSIFLAKNGCKVIAAARRVDRLNSLCDMINSQSSLNTPQALALELDVTAEPQVIEAAIEKAWLAFGHIDVLINNAGLRGSASSAMKLTKEQWDHVLNVNLYGAWICSKYVALQMQAAKLGGSIINISNIFGLNRVQSNGSVAYSSSKAGMHAMTTVMALDLGVHNVRVNSIAPSLFRSEITEELLNQKWLLEVVKKTVPFPYYGSTVETAFLPLIRYLIDDSSKYVTGNIFIVDGGCSIAGVPIYSSL; encoded by the exons ATGACTGATCTTCACAGCACTATTGTATCTGATAAGTTGGAGCCATGGTCTGATCTGAACGGCAAGGTTGTACTCATAACTGGTGCATCATCAGGTAGCGGTCGCGATTTCAGCATTTTTCTTGCTAAAAATGGCTGCAAGGTGATTGCAGCTGCACGGAGGGTGGACAGGCTGAACTCGCTTTGCGATATGATCAATTCTCAGTCTTCTTTAAACACTCCTCAGGCCTTGGCTCTAGAGCTCGACGTGACTGCCGAACCTCAAGTCATTGAGGCAGCAATAGAAAAAGCTTGGTTAGCCTTTGGCCATATTGACGTCTTGATTAACAACGCGGGTCTCCGAG GTAGCGCGAGTTCTGCAATGAAACTGACAAAAGAGCAATGGGATCATGTGCTAAACGTAAATTTATACGGAGCCTGGATATGTTCTAAATACGTAGCTCTGCAGATGCAAGCCGCTAAACTAGGTGGATCGATTATCAATATATCAAATATATTTGGACTAAATAGAGTCCAAAGCAACGGAAGTGTGGCATATAGTTCGTCGAAAGCAGGGATGCACGCGATGACCACTGTCATGGCACTTGATCTGGGGGTACATAATGTAAGGGTGAACTCAATAGCGCCATCACTTTTCCGTTCAGAAATCACAGAAGAGCTTCTGAATCAAAAATGGCTATTGGAGGTTGTTAAGAAAACTGTGCCATTTCCGTATTATGGATCCACTGTGGAAACAGCATTTCTACCATTGATCCGATACTTGATTGATGACTCTTCTAAATATGTTACAGGCAACATTTTCATAGTAGATGGTGGCTGTAGTATTGCCGGTGTTCCCATTTACTCCTCCCTTTGA
- the LOC141696492 gene encoding uncharacterized protein LOC141696492 has protein sequence MDADYFISLFDSCWFGHKSFIKHSTISNIPEESLSIHHMIQEDSTEPMLLKQPSILIRSKSDQLNNMTSYSSDHCSSPNSVLLAPHLQTILSGKEVNDEALQEKQLNLTDNGVHAKLSKNVRRKMRSTSKSLSDLEFEELKGFMDLGFIFSEEDKDSSLADIIPGLHRLGEKNNGQNDDHEVTRPYLSEAWEVMEEEKIIDALNNWRVPAPENEIDMKDSLKWWAHTVASAVK, from the coding sequence ATGGACGCTGATTATTTTATCTCTCTATTCGATTCATGCTGGTTTGGTCACAAAAGCTTCATCAAACATTCAACAATATCAAATATTCCTGAAGAAAGCTTAAGTATTCATCATATGATTCAAGAAGATTCAACAGAGCCAATGTTGTTAAAACAGCCTTCGATTCTTATCAGGTCGAAAAGTGATCAGCTTAACAACATGACAAGCTACAGTTCTGATCACTGCTCCTCTCCAAATTCAGTGCTTCTTGCACCTCATCTACAAACAATACTCTCCGGAAAAGAAGTAAACGACGAggcactacaagaaaaacagCTAAATTTGACTGATAACGGTGTACATGCAAAGTTATCGAAAAATGTTAGAAGAAAGATGAGGAGCACGAGTAAAAGTTTATCGGACCTTGAATTTGAAGAACTAAAAGGGTTTATGGATTTAGGGTTTATATTTTCGGAAGAAGATAAAGATTCAAGTTTAGCAGATATAATTCCAGGTTTACATAGATTAGGTGAGAAAAATAATGGACAAAATGATGATCATGAAGTTACAAGGCCTTATCTTTCTGAAGCATGGGAAGTTATGGAAGAAGAAAAAATAATAGATGCATTGAATAACTGGAGAGTTCCTGCACCTGAAAATGAGATAGACATGAAAGATAGTCTCAAGTGGTGGGCACATACTGTAGCATCTGCTGTAAAATGA